Proteins encoded together in one Aminipila butyrica window:
- a CDS encoding elongation factor G codes for MKGYTSDTIRNVALVGHGGCGKTTLLESALLETGVINRLGKVEDGNTVSDYDKMEIEKGYSINTSVVPVEWKDSKINFIDTPGYLDFIGEVNAALRAAEAAVILVDAGSGIQVGTEQAWKACERYKKPRFIVINKRDKDEFDFYKTFDELKAKFGDTLIPFSWPLSAEIDEGLKEAIAMTDESLMDKYFNGDDFTDEEIRTGLRRGIADGVIVPVCSSAFSLGHGIEGLLDLLITYVPTPLEHGPYFGFNDQNEHIERLSVVDAPMSAFVFKTIVDPFVGKISIMKVVTGKINSGTEVLNERTGRAEKLGKLFFLRGKNQLELNYAEAGDIVAVAKLQYTLSGDTLCDKSDIIRYLPLDYPEPTYFIAIEAAEKGDEEKMGTGLNKLREEDPSFIISRNTETHQTLLGGQGEIQLSIIIAKLKDRFGVSVRTVPQKIAYRETIKGQSDVQGKHKKQSGGAGQYGDVHIRFSPSDQEFEFSEALFGGSVPKNYVPAVEKGLQESMQKGPLAGCRVVNVKAVFYDGSYHDVDSNEMSFKIAASLAFKKGIVEAKPCLLEPVMHLEITVPDEYMGDVMGDMNKRRGKILGMEPVQGGGQKLLAEAPQAEIFDYSVSLRAMTQARGSFTQRFERYEEVPMHMAEKIIAKHKQETES; via the coding sequence ATGAAGGGCTATACGAGCGATACGATCAGGAACGTTGCACTTGTTGGACACGGCGGCTGCGGTAAGACCACGCTGCTGGAATCAGCGCTGCTGGAAACCGGCGTCATCAACCGGCTGGGCAAAGTTGAAGATGGAAACACCGTATCCGACTACGATAAGATGGAAATCGAAAAAGGGTATTCCATTAATACGTCGGTAGTTCCGGTCGAATGGAAAGACAGCAAGATTAACTTTATCGATACGCCGGGCTACTTAGACTTTATCGGTGAAGTCAATGCGGCACTTCGAGCTGCGGAAGCCGCTGTAATTCTGGTTGATGCAGGTTCCGGGATTCAGGTAGGTACCGAGCAGGCCTGGAAGGCTTGCGAACGCTATAAGAAACCAAGATTTATTGTTATAAATAAGCGAGATAAGGATGAGTTTGATTTTTATAAAACATTTGATGAATTGAAAGCAAAGTTTGGAGATACATTAATCCCTTTTAGTTGGCCGCTCTCTGCGGAGATTGACGAAGGCTTAAAAGAAGCGATCGCCATGACGGATGAGAGCCTCATGGACAAGTATTTTAACGGAGACGACTTTACAGATGAAGAGATTCGCACAGGGCTGAGACGGGGCATCGCCGATGGGGTTATCGTACCAGTGTGTTCCTCCGCTTTCTCCCTGGGTCACGGCATTGAAGGTCTTTTGGATCTGCTGATTACATACGTACCTACGCCGCTGGAGCACGGTCCATATTTCGGATTTAATGATCAGAATGAGCATATTGAACGACTTTCAGTGGTAGATGCTCCCATGTCTGCCTTTGTATTTAAGACCATCGTAGACCCATTTGTGGGTAAGATTTCCATTATGAAGGTTGTTACGGGTAAGATTAATTCTGGAACAGAAGTCCTCAACGAGCGGACAGGTCGGGCGGAGAAACTGGGCAAGCTTTTCTTCCTGCGAGGAAAAAACCAGCTGGAATTGAATTACGCGGAGGCCGGAGACATCGTAGCCGTGGCAAAATTGCAGTATACCTTGTCGGGAGATACCCTTTGCGATAAGAGCGATATCATCCGCTATCTTCCGCTGGATTATCCGGAGCCTACGTATTTCATCGCTATTGAGGCAGCTGAAAAGGGCGATGAGGAAAAAATGGGTACGGGGCTGAACAAGCTGAGAGAGGAAGATCCATCTTTCATTATCAGCAGAAATACGGAAACCCACCAGACCCTTCTAGGGGGCCAGGGTGAGATCCAGTTGAGCATCATTATCGCCAAGCTGAAAGACCGATTTGGTGTTTCTGTAAGGACAGTACCGCAGAAGATTGCGTATCGGGAGACCATTAAAGGCCAATCGGACGTACAGGGTAAGCATAAGAAGCAGTCTGGCGGAGCAGGGCAATATGGTGATGTGCACATCCGATTCTCCCCATCGGATCAGGAATTTGAGTTCTCGGAAGCGCTGTTTGGCGGCTCCGTACCGAAGAACTATGTGCCTGCGGTAGAAAAGGGCTTGCAGGAGTCCATGCAAAAGGGCCCTCTGGCCGGCTGCCGGGTAGTAAATGTTAAAGCTGTATTTTATGATGGTTCTTACCACGATGTGGATTCCAACGAAATGTCCTTTAAGATTGCCGCCTCCCTGGCCTTCAAAAAAGGTATCGTGGAAGCTAAGCCTTGTCTGTTGGAGCCAGTTATGCATCTGGAGATTACTGTGCCAGATGAATACATGGGTGATGTCATGGGAGACATGAACAAGAGAAGAGGAAAGATATTAGGTATGGAACCGGTGCAGGGCGGCGGTCAGAAGCTGTTGGCAGAAGCACCCCAAGCGGAGATTTTCGACTATTCCGTGTCCTTGCGGGCGATGACTCAGGCTAGAGGATCCTTTACCCAGCGATTTGAACGGTATGAAGAGGTACCGATGCACATGGCAGAAAAGATTATTGCTAAGCATAAACAAGAAACCGAGTCCTAA
- a CDS encoding bifunctional diguanylate cyclase/phosphodiesterase: MRNKSTIVLPYINAVIIAFICIVQIYILSKESLSFNISMGEHKVYYYGQIITLFLGTSAMTVIFVKESLDRVQKRNAYTDITGIMNKHACVEQMSILDCRESTLDIGLAMFDLNNLKKVNDFYGHEEGDRLIQQFVALLRQTAEKKYFLGRFGGDEFIVIIQNCEEKGMLNFFERISKETERNNRSSSIRISYACGYAISTREHYYLMDELLKEADKRMYENKKMIKSGELMKTNQISKILDADRVNAAEKNDLTGTFGHDTFVSTVEKVLQIYNSNSRLALVCSDVHNFRYFNDLYGHKEGDHLLRQFALELNQQPFCLCSYRLYSDNFAFLADLSQLSEEQAVERIRNWNIQFSSMVDQAYRGSRFIVNSGIYFISDISESVESMLNNADCARKNSKSAFNHIVVYSEKLNQAMKLHSDIVNSFQRALENQEFQIYVQPKVSCGDKKVCGAEALVRWQRGDGMFLSPDTFVPILEQSGDIINLDFYVYEKVFEYLYNRQLKNKASLPMSVNVSRVHLSMLEDFMERINALHEQYPIPTSLITFELTESAYIKEIHSAERFIDCLYAKGYRVSMDDFGSGYSSLKALYPMNFDEIKFDRAFMKKDAAEEEEHLLIGLIKLVKGLNTTIVCEGVETAENVKLLESSGCDVFQGYYYYRPFPLEELDALIDDMSS; this comes from the coding sequence ATGAGAAATAAATCTACGATTGTATTACCATATATCAACGCTGTCATTATAGCCTTTATCTGTATCGTCCAGATTTATATCCTATCGAAAGAGTCCCTATCCTTCAATATCTCCATGGGAGAACATAAGGTGTATTATTACGGACAGATTATTACGCTGTTCCTGGGGACTTCTGCCATGACTGTAATCTTTGTCAAAGAGAGCCTTGATCGCGTACAGAAGAGGAATGCTTATACGGACATCACTGGGATTATGAATAAACATGCTTGTGTAGAGCAGATGAGCATCTTGGATTGCCGGGAGAGTACATTGGATATCGGGCTGGCCATGTTTGACTTAAACAACCTGAAAAAGGTCAACGATTTTTATGGGCATGAAGAAGGTGATCGGCTTATTCAGCAATTTGTTGCTTTGCTTCGCCAGACAGCTGAAAAAAAGTATTTTCTTGGGCGGTTCGGCGGGGATGAGTTTATCGTGATTATACAGAACTGTGAAGAGAAGGGCATGTTGAACTTCTTTGAGCGCATCAGCAAGGAGACAGAGAGAAATAATCGGTCCAGCAGCATCCGCATCAGTTATGCATGTGGTTATGCAATCAGTACCAGAGAACACTATTACTTGATGGATGAGCTTCTTAAAGAAGCGGATAAAAGGATGTACGAAAATAAAAAAATGATTAAATCCGGAGAACTTATGAAGACAAATCAAATCAGTAAAATACTGGATGCAGACCGAGTGAATGCCGCAGAAAAGAACGATTTAACTGGAACCTTTGGTCATGATACCTTTGTTTCTACTGTTGAAAAAGTGCTGCAAATTTACAATAGCAATTCACGGCTAGCGCTTGTTTGCTCTGATGTTCATAACTTTCGCTATTTTAATGATTTGTATGGTCACAAAGAAGGGGATCATCTGCTGCGTCAGTTTGCCCTGGAATTAAATCAGCAGCCTTTTTGCTTATGTTCCTACCGATTATATTCGGATAATTTTGCCTTTTTAGCGGATTTGTCACAGCTTTCAGAAGAACAAGCTGTAGAAAGGATTCGTAACTGGAATATACAATTTTCTTCCATGGTAGATCAAGCTTATCGAGGCAGCCGCTTTATTGTAAACAGTGGCATTTATTTCATTTCAGATATTTCCGAATCGGTGGAATCTATGCTAAACAACGCGGACTGCGCCCGTAAAAATTCCAAATCGGCTTTCAACCACATCGTCGTTTATTCTGAAAAACTCAATCAGGCCATGAAGCTGCACAGCGACATTGTAAATTCCTTTCAACGAGCCCTGGAGAATCAAGAATTTCAGATTTATGTACAGCCTAAGGTCTCTTGTGGGGATAAGAAGGTTTGTGGAGCGGAAGCTCTGGTCCGCTGGCAGAGAGGAGATGGGATGTTTCTTTCACCAGATACTTTTGTGCCTATATTGGAGCAATCGGGCGACATCATTAATCTGGATTTCTATGTTTATGAGAAGGTATTTGAGTATCTTTACAATCGGCAGTTAAAGAATAAAGCAAGCCTGCCAATGTCCGTCAACGTATCTCGTGTGCACCTTTCCATGCTGGAAGATTTTATGGAACGGATAAATGCGCTTCATGAACAATACCCCATCCCCACTTCGCTGATTACCTTTGAACTGACAGAAAGCGCATACATAAAAGAAATCCACTCTGCGGAGCGGTTTATCGACTGCTTGTACGCAAAAGGCTATCGGGTTTCTATGGATGACTTTGGCAGCGGCTATTCCTCTTTGAAGGCATTGTACCCGATGAATTTTGACGAAATTAAATTTGATCGGGCTTTTATGAAAAAAGACGCGGCGGAAGAGGAAGAGCATTTGTTAATTGGTCTGATAAAGCTTGTAAAAGGGCTGAATACAACTATTGTTTGTGAAGGGGTAGAAACCGCAGAAAATGTTAAGCTATTAGAATCGTCAGGGTGTGATGTCTTTCAGGGCTACTATTATTATAGGCCGTTTCCTTTGGAGGAATTAGACGCATTGATTGATGACATGAGCAGCTGA
- a CDS encoding response regulator transcription factor, with protein sequence MSKLLVVDDEIKIREVIKEYAEFNNYQVDEAADGMEAIGLCKLNDYDLIILDVMMPKLDGFSTCKELRKFKDTPVIMLSARGEEYDKLFGFELGVDDYVVKPFSPKELMARVHAVLARKAAVQAVEQDVLNFSGLSINIPARTVQVDGEKVELTPKEYDLLFYLAKNSNLALSRDKLLSDIWGYDFFGDDRTIDTHIKNLRNNLGPYRDFIVTLRGVGYKFEA encoded by the coding sequence ATGAGTAAATTATTAGTTGTGGATGACGAAATAAAAATAAGAGAGGTCATCAAAGAATATGCAGAATTTAACAATTATCAGGTAGACGAAGCGGCAGACGGCATGGAGGCCATCGGCCTATGCAAGCTGAACGATTACGACTTAATTATCCTGGATGTAATGATGCCTAAGCTGGATGGATTTTCCACCTGTAAAGAGCTGAGAAAGTTTAAGGATACGCCAGTAATTATGCTGTCGGCCAGAGGGGAAGAATACGATAAACTGTTTGGCTTTGAGCTGGGGGTGGATGACTATGTAGTCAAACCGTTCAGTCCCAAGGAGCTCATGGCCAGGGTACATGCTGTGCTGGCCAGAAAAGCCGCTGTGCAGGCGGTAGAGCAGGATGTACTCAATTTCAGCGGCTTGTCCATCAACATTCCAGCCAGAACTGTTCAAGTAGACGGGGAGAAGGTGGAACTGACTCCAAAGGAGTATGACCTGCTATTTTATTTAGCTAAAAACAGTAACTTGGCTCTGTCCCGGGACAAGCTGCTGTCCGATATTTGGGGATACGATTTCTTCGGCGATGACCGGACCATCGATACCCATATCAAGAATCTAAGAAATAATTTGGGACCATACAGAGACTTTATCGTTACATTGCGAGGGGTAGGGTATAAATTTGAGGCATAG
- a CDS encoding sensor histidine kinase → MKARLLRKIHFDKNSINYKLWAYFVLFAALLLSLLWLLQIFFLNTYYQEMKITETNRIATVIAEKYGTEDFVDTIRSLSISNDMYIQIETDDAILFSPGNESGRMPIYMYLPEMSTVRKLLFQDNQQSASVIIPEKGPGNGDRKTLAYASFLERTADSKVILYIFSPLFPVDSTVGILRNQLIYVTIISLSIAFSLSIYLSNRISKPIRSITKSAERLAAGEYGVPFEGGHYTEIIQLSETLNMTSAELKKTDELRKDLIANVSHDLRTPLTMVKSYAEMIRDLSGDNPEKRRAHLEVIIEEADRLNLLVSDLLDLSQLQTNVTPLEKSDFDLAEAAQSIINSLGVYESRDGYKFNLEVPAEPAMVNADENKIKRVLANLLNNGVKYCGADKEVDIRITSQGNTVRCEVSDHGMGISPEEINQIWERYYKTSTHHVRATRGTGLGLSIVKEIMQLHGGRYGVESKEGEGSTFYVELDRER, encoded by the coding sequence ATGAAAGCACGGTTACTGCGAAAGATACATTTTGATAAAAACAGCATAAACTATAAGCTGTGGGCTTACTTCGTCCTTTTTGCGGCACTGCTGCTGTCCCTCTTATGGCTGCTGCAAATCTTCTTTCTCAACACGTATTATCAGGAAATGAAGATTACGGAGACCAACCGTATCGCCACGGTTATCGCTGAGAAATACGGTACAGAGGACTTTGTGGATACCATCCGATCCTTGTCTATCTCCAACGATATGTACATTCAAATTGAAACAGACGATGCCATTCTCTTTTCCCCGGGCAATGAATCGGGACGGATGCCGATTTATATGTATTTGCCAGAGATGAGCACCGTGAGAAAACTCCTTTTTCAGGATAATCAGCAGAGCGCCTCGGTAATAATACCAGAGAAAGGGCCGGGTAACGGCGACCGCAAGACTCTGGCTTATGCTAGTTTTTTGGAAAGGACGGCGGACAGCAAGGTCATTCTTTACATTTTCTCTCCGCTGTTTCCCGTGGACTCTACTGTGGGTATTTTGAGGAATCAGTTAATTTATGTGACCATCATCTCCCTGAGCATCGCCTTTAGTTTGTCTATCTACTTATCTAATCGGATATCCAAGCCTATCCGCAGCATTACTAAATCGGCGGAACGGCTGGCAGCGGGTGAGTATGGGGTGCCTTTTGAGGGAGGCCACTACACCGAGATTATTCAGTTGTCGGAAACCCTCAACATGACTTCGGCAGAACTGAAAAAGACCGATGAGCTGCGAAAGGATCTAATCGCCAATGTGTCTCACGACCTGAGGACCCCCTTAACCATGGTTAAGTCCTATGCGGAAATGATTCGGGACTTGTCAGGAGACAATCCGGAAAAGCGGCGGGCTCATCTGGAAGTTATTATTGAGGAAGCCGATCGGTTGAATCTATTGGTCAGCGACCTGCTGGACTTGTCTCAGCTTCAGACGAATGTAACGCCTTTGGAAAAAAGCGATTTTGATTTGGCGGAGGCGGCTCAAAGCATTATTAATTCCCTTGGGGTTTATGAGAGCCGAGACGGATATAAGTTTAATCTGGAGGTTCCTGCTGAGCCGGCTATGGTCAACGCCGATGAAAATAAGATCAAGCGGGTTTTGGCCAATCTGTTGAACAACGGGGTGAAATACTGTGGGGCAGACAAAGAGGTAGATATTCGTATCACTTCTCAGGGAAACACCGTCCGCTGCGAAGTGTCAGATCACGGCATGGGCATTTCCCCGGAAGAAATCAATCAGATTTGGGAGCGGTATTACAAGACCAGTACCCATCATGTGCGGGCTACAAGGGGAACTGGTCTGGGTCTTTCCATTGTCAAGGAAATCATGCAGCTCCACGGCGGTCGCTATGGGGTAGAGAGCAAGGAAGGCGAAGGCAGTACCTTTTATGTTGAACTGGACAGAGAACGCTAG
- a CDS encoding FeoA family protein has translation MPLSLAKVGVPYIIARIAGGEKERHFLEGLGIIPDTVVVVVSRFNDYILLNVKGSRIGIGEEFGRKIILK, from the coding sequence ATGCCATTATCATTAGCTAAAGTGGGTGTTCCATATATCATTGCCCGGATTGCAGGGGGAGAGAAAGAAAGACATTTTTTGGAGGGACTAGGGATTATTCCCGATACGGTGGTTGTAGTCGTATCCCGATTCAATGACTATATTTTATTAAATGTGAAGGGCTCTCGAATTGGCATTGGTGAGGAATTTGGAAGAAAGATCATCTTAAAATGA
- a CDS encoding APC family permease: MNTELKEKFGLFTAIALVVGIVIGSGVFFKAEKVLNATGGDLPLGILAWIIGGLIMIACAYTFAVMATRYQYVNGIVDYAEAAMGSTYGYYVGWFMALIYYPTLTSVLAWVSARYTCVLFGFDITGGACMTISCFFLIASFALNTLSPVISGKFQVATTIIKLIPLFLMAIIGTIFGLKSGMTTYNFTTVVTPVDTSQGLFTAVVATAFAYEGWIVATSINAELKDAKKNLPIALVCGTFIIMAVYILYYVGLAGTVTNEVMMAGGEAGAKLAFENLFTSVGGTLIFVFVIISCLGTLNGLMLGCTRGIYSVASRKQGPAPEILGQVDPVTNMPVNSSVVGLLLCGFWLVFFFGANLADPKWFGFFNFDSSELPIVSIYGLYIPIFVMLMKKEKDLSPFKRFFMPALALLGCVFMIIAACFSHGWSVPAYLIVFALFMLVGGFFRRKRETA, encoded by the coding sequence ATGAACACTGAATTAAAAGAGAAATTTGGTCTCTTTACCGCCATCGCTTTGGTGGTTGGCATCGTTATCGGCAGCGGAGTCTTTTTCAAGGCGGAAAAAGTTCTCAACGCCACCGGCGGCGACCTGCCGCTAGGAATTCTAGCCTGGATTATCGGCGGTCTAATCATGATTGCCTGTGCCTACACCTTTGCTGTGATGGCCACCAGGTACCAGTATGTAAACGGAATTGTAGATTATGCAGAGGCAGCCATGGGCAGCACCTACGGCTATTATGTGGGCTGGTTTATGGCCCTGATTTATTATCCTACCCTCACCTCGGTCCTAGCCTGGGTATCCGCCCGCTACACTTGCGTGCTTTTCGGCTTTGATATTACCGGGGGAGCTTGTATGACCATTTCATGCTTCTTTTTAATTGCCAGCTTTGCTCTGAATACCTTATCTCCAGTAATCTCTGGTAAGTTTCAGGTAGCGACCACTATCATCAAGCTGATTCCTTTATTCCTCATGGCTATCATCGGCACCATCTTTGGTCTAAAGAGCGGCATGACGACGTATAACTTCACTACGGTAGTAACTCCGGTGGATACGTCTCAAGGTCTATTTACCGCTGTAGTAGCCACCGCTTTCGCCTATGAAGGCTGGATTGTGGCCACCAGTATTAATGCCGAGCTGAAAGATGCCAAGAAGAATCTACCTATCGCTTTAGTCTGCGGCACATTCATTATTATGGCTGTGTACATCTTGTATTATGTGGGACTAGCTGGTACGGTTACCAACGAAGTAATGATGGCCGGCGGTGAAGCCGGAGCCAAGCTGGCTTTTGAAAATCTATTTACCAGCGTTGGCGGCACCTTAATTTTCGTCTTCGTCATTATCTCTTGCTTGGGTACGCTGAATGGCCTTATGCTAGGCTGTACCAGAGGCATTTACTCGGTGGCTTCCCGAAAGCAAGGACCGGCTCCGGAAATCCTCGGACAGGTGGATCCGGTTACCAATATGCCAGTAAACTCTTCTGTAGTTGGTCTGTTGTTATGTGGCTTCTGGCTGGTATTCTTCTTCGGAGCAAACTTAGCCGATCCGAAATGGTTTGGATTTTTCAACTTTGATTCGTCGGAACTTCCTATTGTTTCCATCTATGGGCTTTACATTCCAATCTTTGTGATGTTGATGAAAAAGGAGAAAGACCTGTCTCCTTTCAAGCGATTCTTCATGCCAGCCTTGGCACTATTGGGCTGCGTATTCATGATTATAGCTGCTTGTTTCTCTCACGGATGGTCCGTTCCAGCCTATTTAATCGTCTTTGCTCTGTTCATGCTGGTAGGAGGCTTTTTCCGCAGAAAAAGAGAAACAGCCTAA
- the radA gene encoding DNA repair protein RadA, with the protein MKKAKTVYVCQECGYESPKWMGQCICGAWNAMAEEKVLPVDSRRDSRSRTVVEDSGSGISRPRVKAAPLSEVQSGNFSRVDTGIGELNRVLGGGLVKGSLTLISGEPGIGKSTIIIQAASNIAERYGRVLYVSGEESEEQIKMRGDRVCKGNLSNLFILAETNMENIIQITEELKPEFIIIDSIQTMYSAELESAPGSVSQVRACGNELMKMGKVKNIPIFIVAHVTKSGDLAGPKIVEHLVDCVLNFTGERNQELRILRCFKNRFGNTSEIGAFEMMEEGLVEIENLSKTFLEGMEDGAEGAIATAVYEGTRPLILEIQALTAPTNIGFARRTAIGIDNNRLNMLLAVLERKAGLSLINQDVYVNVVGGLRPEGTSTDLAAVLAIYSSYKGMAASHRTLALGEIGLTGDLRSVQNCEKIIKEASRMGFSRIILPKKNAQAIKEPPQKVQLVGVSHIREAIAAFSGK; encoded by the coding sequence ATGAAAAAAGCGAAAACAGTATACGTTTGCCAGGAATGTGGCTATGAATCGCCCAAATGGATGGGTCAGTGCATTTGCGGTGCCTGGAACGCCATGGCAGAAGAAAAGGTCCTTCCGGTGGACAGCCGTCGGGACAGCAGGAGCCGAACTGTTGTTGAGGATAGCGGCAGCGGCATCAGTCGCCCTCGCGTAAAGGCGGCTCCCCTTTCGGAGGTTCAGTCTGGTAATTTTTCCAGAGTTGATACGGGTATCGGGGAACTAAATCGCGTGCTGGGAGGGGGCCTGGTGAAAGGTTCTTTAACCCTTATATCTGGAGAACCGGGTATTGGAAAATCCACTATCATCATTCAAGCGGCCTCCAATATTGCAGAAAGATACGGGCGGGTACTCTATGTATCCGGGGAGGAATCTGAAGAACAGATTAAGATGCGGGGGGACCGGGTTTGCAAAGGCAATCTCAGCAACCTGTTTATTCTGGCGGAAACAAACATGGAGAACATTATCCAGATTACGGAGGAGCTGAAACCAGAGTTTATCATCATTGACTCCATTCAGACCATGTATTCGGCGGAGCTGGAGTCCGCACCCGGCAGTGTATCCCAGGTTCGAGCCTGCGGAAATGAGCTGATGAAGATGGGTAAGGTCAAAAATATCCCCATCTTCATTGTAGCTCACGTGACCAAGTCTGGGGACTTGGCAGGACCAAAGATTGTAGAACATCTGGTGGACTGCGTACTGAATTTTACGGGAGAGCGTAATCAAGAGCTGCGCATATTGCGGTGCTTTAAAAACCGTTTTGGTAACACCAGCGAAATTGGTGCCTTTGAAATGATGGAGGAGGGTTTGGTGGAAATCGAGAACTTATCCAAGACTTTTCTGGAAGGCATGGAGGATGGTGCTGAGGGGGCCATTGCTACGGCAGTATACGAGGGCACCCGGCCTTTGATCTTAGAAATTCAGGCCCTGACGGCCCCAACCAACATTGGATTTGCCCGCAGAACGGCCATCGGGATTGACAATAATCGGCTGAATATGCTGCTAGCGGTGCTGGAGCGAAAGGCAGGGCTATCTCTGATTAACCAGGATGTGTATGTAAACGTGGTGGGAGGATTAAGACCGGAGGGCACTTCTACTGATTTAGCAGCGGTGCTGGCAATCTATTCTTCCTATAAGGGGATGGCCGCTTCCCATCGAACTCTGGCCTTGGGAGAAATCGGTTTGACGGGAGATTTGCGCTCGGTACAGAACTGTGAGAAGATTATTAAAGAGGCCAGCCGCATGGGGTTCTCGCGAATTATACTGCCTAAAAAGAATGCGCAAGCCATCAAGGAGCCGCCTCAGAAGGTGCAGCTGGTAGGGGTCTCTCACATTCGGGAGGCCATCGCCGCCTTTTCCGGCAAATAG
- the ansA gene encoding asparaginase: MKKKICIIYTGGTIGMEETAYGYAPAPGYMKKTLGSMQELKDPEIPDYDLIEYSPLLDSSNITVDNWNQIGADIRERYFDYDGFVVMHGTDTMAYTASALSFMLQGLSKPVILTGSQIPLCKVRNDARENLITSMMIAADYGIPEVCIYFGGKLIRGNRSTKVSSDTMIAFDSPNYEPLAEAGVNITINQKQIRREARELNFCPFTNNQIAVLKIFPGIQFEIFENIMTDKLKGIVIEAFGAGNIPQNDDSMLRMLQKAKENGTYIIVCTQCHRGTATIGKYETSKNLAEAGALCGFDMTVEAAVTKLYYLLSRHQEEREIKLLMETDIRGELTRDA; encoded by the coding sequence GTGAAGAAAAAAATCTGCATTATTTATACCGGGGGCACCATCGGTATGGAGGAAACGGCTTACGGGTATGCTCCGGCTCCCGGTTACATGAAAAAGACTCTGGGGAGCATGCAGGAACTGAAAGACCCAGAAATCCCGGATTACGATTTGATTGAGTACAGCCCTTTGTTGGATTCTTCCAACATCACGGTAGACAACTGGAATCAGATTGGGGCGGATATCCGGGAGCGGTATTTTGACTACGATGGTTTTGTGGTCATGCACGGGACGGATACCATGGCTTACACGGCTTCTGCCTTGTCTTTTATGCTTCAAGGCTTGTCTAAGCCGGTAATTCTTACCGGTTCGCAGATTCCTCTATGCAAAGTGCGCAATGATGCCCGGGAGAATCTGATTACCTCGATGATGATCGCAGCAGATTATGGGATACCGGAGGTTTGCATCTATTTCGGCGGCAAGCTCATACGGGGCAACCGTTCTACGAAGGTCAGCTCGGATACCATGATTGCTTTCGATTCCCCCAACTACGAACCTTTAGCTGAGGCTGGGGTTAATATTACCATCAATCAGAAGCAAATCCGCCGGGAGGCCAGAGAGCTGAATTTCTGCCCGTTTACCAATAACCAGATTGCCGTGCTGAAAATCTTTCCGGGGATTCAATTTGAAATCTTTGAAAACATCATGACGGATAAGCTTAAAGGTATTGTCATTGAAGCCTTTGGCGCTGGCAACATTCCTCAGAATGATGATTCCATGCTGCGGATGCTCCAGAAGGCTAAGGAGAACGGGACCTACATCATCGTCTGCACTCAATGCCACCGGGGCACAGCCACCATCGGCAAATACGAAACCAGCAAGAATCTGGCGGAGGCCGGGGCTCTGTGCGGCTTCGATATGACCGTGGAGGCTGCCGTCACCAAGCTTTACTACTTGCTCAGTCGGCATCAGGAAGAGCGGGAAATCAAGCTGCTTATGGAGACGGATATCCGGGGAGAACTGACCAGAGACGCATAG